The Sulfurimonas sp. genome includes a window with the following:
- a CDS encoding sigma-54-dependent transcriptional regulator, giving the protein MKIAIVEDDINMRKSLEISFEDFKEFEINTFKSATDALKKLDDTYDLIITDINMPKMDGIEFIKELNGKYEVIIMTGNATLGRAIESIHLGVKDFLLKPFDIDTLVEAIKREDKIQKVQKSAKKTTKKTNTGFLGNSKALEGALNIADKACKTDASILLLGQSGVGKEVFANYIHKNSPRAKKPFVAINMAAIPDNLIESELFGFEKGAFTDATEAKAGQFEIANGGTLFLDEIGEMPIGVQAKLLRALQEKEVRRLGSSKSIKIDVRIVSATNANLSDKIKEGEFREDLYYRLNTIPLNIPPLKDRKDEIMQIAEATLEQNCQKYDFEQKTFSDEAKDQLLAYSWPGNIRELISVVERATILSDGNTIAADSLHLESRGL; this is encoded by the coding sequence GTGAAAATTGCAATAGTTGAAGATGATATTAATATGAGAAAATCTCTTGAAATCTCTTTTGAAGATTTCAAGGAATTCGAAATTAACACATTTAAAAGTGCCACAGATGCATTAAAAAAACTTGACGACACTTATGATCTAATTATTACAGATATTAATATGCCTAAAATGGACGGTATAGAGTTTATAAAAGAACTAAACGGTAAATATGAAGTTATCATTATGACAGGAAATGCAACACTTGGACGTGCAATAGAATCTATTCACTTGGGTGTTAAAGATTTTTTACTAAAACCATTTGATATTGATACTCTTGTTGAAGCTATAAAACGTGAAGATAAAATTCAAAAAGTTCAAAAATCTGCTAAAAAGACTACTAAAAAAACAAATACTGGCTTTTTAGGAAACTCTAAAGCACTCGAAGGTGCTTTAAATATAGCAGACAAAGCTTGTAAAACAGATGCCAGTATTTTATTGCTTGGTCAAAGTGGAGTTGGAAAAGAAGTATTTGCAAACTACATCCATAAAAACTCTCCTAGGGCAAAAAAACCATTTGTAGCTATAAATATGGCAGCAATTCCTGATAATCTTATTGAGAGTGAGCTTTTTGGATTTGAAAAAGGTGCCTTTACAGATGCTACTGAAGCAAAAGCTGGACAGTTTGAAATAGCTAATGGTGGAACTTTATTTTTAGATGAGATTGGTGAGATGCCTATCGGTGTTCAGGCAAAACTTCTTCGTGCACTTCAGGAAAAAGAGGTTAGACGTCTTGGTTCATCAAAATCTATCAAAATTGATGTGCGTATAGTGTCTGCAACAAATGCAAACCTAAGCGATAAGATCAAAGAAGGTGAGTTTCGTGAGGATCTTTACTACAGACTAAATACGATCCCACTAAACATACCGCCTCTAAAAGATCGTAAAGATGAGATTATGCAGATAGCTGAGGCTACTTTAGAGCAAAACTGCCAAAAATATGACTTTGAACAAAAGACTTTTAGTGACGAAGCAAAAGATCAGCTTTTAGCATACTCTTGGCCTGGAAATATTCGTGAGTTAATCTCTGTGGTTGAGCGTGCGACAATTTTAAGTGATGGAAATACAATAGCTGCCGACTCATTACATTTAGAGTCTCGTGGACTATAA
- a CDS encoding LPP20 family lipoprotein, with protein MRYSLIFALLLSMSSLQAVETMQDDTVQEYELVSDVLKEDANDAQTKLDKDVDSNVGPVLSEQQPMVISVVGQGVAPSNTQSPAQAYALAKRAAIADAYRMIAEKVKGVRVDGKDLIKNMMVKRSTVRTAVYAMVRNANVVETIFKDGLCEVEMEITLSHADFAR; from the coding sequence ATGAGATATTCTCTAATATTCGCACTACTTTTAAGTATGTCTTCACTTCAAGCTGTTGAAACAATGCAAGATGATACTGTGCAGGAGTATGAACTAGTTTCAGACGTATTAAAAGAAGATGCTAATGATGCACAAACTAAATTAGATAAAGACGTAGATTCAAATGTAGGTCCTGTTCTATCAGAGCAACAACCTATGGTAATCAGTGTAGTTGGACAAGGTGTAGCACCAAGCAACACTCAGTCTCCTGCTCAAGCTTATGCACTTGCTAAACGTGCTGCTATTGCCGATGCTTACAGAATGATTGCTGAGAAAGTAAAAGGTGTTAGAGTTGACGGTAAAGACCTTATCAAAAATATGATGGTAAAAAGATCAACTGTACGTACAGCTGTATATGCAATGGTAAGAAATGCTAACGTTGTTGAAACAATATTTAAAGACGGTTTATGCGAAGTAGAGATGGAAATCACTCTTTCTCACGCAGACTTTGCGCGTTAA